The following are encoded in a window of Methanorbis rubei genomic DNA:
- a CDS encoding 3'-5' exonuclease, producing the protein MISSPLWDKFTHIIALDTETSGLDPKNDRIIELAAISVDEQGIQTKLNTYIQLPVALPLSQKTIELTGITRDFLQREGVTEQEAAASFVAMIQKMNRVLFIAHNAQFDLCFLQEFLKRNGHSLPEGWGIIDTLTVFRDRKSYPNKLSDAIKYYELQNVQNTHSALTDAYAVHAVFNAMQQEQNNLHEYLNLIGVYTEYELFGWEISGLEYWGQTIDDEIYHTLPEIRKRCLEKE; encoded by the coding sequence ATGATTTCATCACCTTTATGGGATAAATTTACTCACATAATCGCACTTGACACGGAAACATCTGGGTTAGACCCAAAAAATGACAGAATAATTGAGTTAGCCGCAATCTCAGTAGATGAACAGGGAATACAAACAAAACTCAATACATATATCCAACTTCCAGTTGCCCTTCCCCTATCTCAGAAAACCATCGAACTCACGGGAATTACGCGAGATTTTTTGCAGAGAGAAGGAGTGACTGAACAAGAAGCAGCTGCTTCTTTTGTTGCCATGATCCAAAAGATGAATCGAGTACTATTTATTGCCCATAATGCTCAATTTGATCTCTGTTTTCTTCAGGAATTTCTAAAACGAAACGGACATTCCTTACCGGAGGGATGGGGAATAATTGACACACTGACTGTATTTCGAGATCGAAAATCCTACCCAAACAAATTGTCTGATGCCATAAAATATTATGAACTTCAAAATGTACAGAACACGCACTCAGCTCTGACCGATGCATATGCAGTACATGCAGTCTTCAACGCAATGCAACAGGAACAGAACAATCTGCATGAATACCTGAATCTAATCGGCGTATATACTGAATATGAATTGTTTGGTTGGGAAATATCTGGTTTGGAATACTGGGGCCAAACGATTGATGACGAAATCTATCATACTCTCCCGGAAATAAGAAAACGATGCCTGGAAAAAGAATAA
- a CDS encoding ATP-binding protein produces MKRHIFKKLLAWKNDPARKPLLIKGVRQCGKTWLLKQFGKEHFTDTAYFNFEGNNPLHNVFASDLSTNRILTELGLLRGRPITLGTTLLIFDEIQFCPNALTSLKYFAEDLPEQHIACAGSLLGIALAKPLSFPVGKVTILTLHPMNFPEFLLANGKDLLCSHLADLHVEDQIPKSILPELKTLYRDYLITGGMPEAVSIWLATHDASRVEETHKQILQSYTLDFAKHAPLKDVPKLSLIWDAIPGQLAKDTGKFVFGHVKSGARAKDLEDALQWLIDAGLVHKIEKIDRPDIPLSAYADATHFKLYLADIGLLRTMSGFPAEALLAANPETSHMRGALTENYVLAELAAQDIGPIFFWKSGNRAEVDFVLQIKTEIIPIEVKSAENTRSKSLARYRELYEPHLSTKISLENLRILRKENGSLLELPLPLVWKMKDFAEDLLTQP; encoded by the coding sequence ATGAAGCGGCACATATTCAAAAAACTCCTTGCATGGAAAAACGATCCGGCAAGAAAACCACTTCTCATAAAAGGCGTCAGGCAATGCGGAAAGACCTGGCTTCTCAAACAGTTCGGCAAAGAACACTTCACCGACACCGCCTACTTCAACTTCGAAGGAAACAATCCCCTCCACAACGTCTTCGCATCAGACCTTAGCACGAATCGAATCCTCACCGAACTCGGCCTCTTACGCGGACGCCCGATAACTCTAGGCACCACCCTCCTCATCTTCGACGAAATACAGTTCTGTCCAAATGCCCTCACCTCCCTCAAATACTTCGCCGAAGATCTGCCGGAACAGCACATAGCCTGTGCAGGATCCCTGCTTGGCATCGCCCTTGCAAAACCGCTCTCCTTTCCGGTCGGCAAAGTCACCATCCTCACCCTCCATCCCATGAACTTCCCGGAATTTCTGCTCGCAAACGGCAAAGACCTCCTCTGTTCACACCTCGCCGACCTTCATGTAGAAGATCAGATTCCAAAAAGCATTCTGCCGGAACTCAAAACACTCTACCGTGATTACCTCATCACCGGCGGAATGCCAGAAGCCGTCTCCATCTGGCTTGCAACACATGATGCATCCCGCGTCGAAGAAACACATAAACAGATCCTGCAAAGCTACACCCTCGACTTCGCCAAACACGCTCCACTCAAAGACGTCCCCAAACTCAGCCTCATCTGGGACGCAATTCCCGGACAACTTGCCAAAGACACCGGCAAATTTGTCTTCGGACATGTCAAATCCGGAGCCCGGGCAAAAGATCTCGAAGACGCCCTTCAGTGGCTGATCGACGCCGGACTCGTTCACAAAATAGAAAAAATTGACCGGCCAGACATTCCGCTTTCCGCCTACGCTGATGCCACCCACTTCAAACTCTACCTCGCAGACATCGGTCTTCTCAGAACCATGAGTGGATTTCCGGCAGAAGCATTGCTCGCCGCAAACCCTGAGACCTCCCATATGCGGGGAGCTTTGACGGAAAATTATGTACTCGCCGAACTCGCCGCACAGGATATCGGCCCGATATTTTTCTGGAAATCCGGCAACCGTGCCGAAGTCGATTTCGTACTCCAGATCAAAACCGAAATAATCCCCATCGAAGTAAAATCAGCAGAAAACACCAGATCAAAAAGCCTTGCCAGATACCGGGAACTCTATGAGCCTCATCTCTCAACAAAAATAAGTCTGGAAAACCTCAGAATACTGAGAAAGGAAAATGGCAGTCTGCTTGAACTTCCGCTCCCGCTCGTGTGGAAAATGAAGGATTTCGCAGAAGATCTTCTCACGCAGCCTTAA
- a CDS encoding dicarboxylate/amino acid:cation symporter, producing the protein MQLDITPKTLTYRLSETAVTELGSLTAKTLKEGQIDQEDARNLQIAVEKVLLKWLSVLGEGSECTFRSGRRLGRQYITLAVPGPKVNPFCGEEDCVLTGGNSVQTLLANIGLVPSYHYVNGENQIALMPKRKKINPIVYLICSVIAGLIAGLACRSLPSDVSHAIAEGLVTPLFDTFIGILIAIALPMMFLSLLWGIYSIGDTATLGNIGNKVIGRYFGRIYFTLVVCTFICLFFFPFSASGGTQGIGEFQAIFAMLLSIVPSNIIAPFAEGNTLQIIFLAVVFGLAMLILNKKIPTLVQMVGQASTLIQLVMEWITSLLPVIIFVSILHLMLTDIENLGDLWKLFAVILLCVAVNLVLMGGGVVLGRKISPVLLAKKLFPSFLIALTTASSAATFSTNMETCEKRLGISTRLVNFGVPLGTAFSRPGHAAIFFCVCMFMASYYAVPITLSWVFMAILTCGLLALAVPPVPGGGIACYSILFLQLGIPVEALGIAVVLEILLDFLSTALNMVAVPIDMVQVAAKLDMLDEEKLKAA; encoded by the coding sequence ATGCAGCTTGACATCACCCCGAAAACCCTCACCTACCGCCTCTCAGAAACGGCAGTTACCGAACTTGGCTCCCTCACCGCAAAAACCCTGAAGGAAGGACAGATCGATCAGGAAGATGCCAGAAACTTACAGATAGCAGTTGAAAAAGTTCTTCTCAAATGGCTCTCTGTTTTGGGCGAAGGAAGCGAGTGTACGTTCCGCAGCGGCAGAAGACTCGGTCGCCAGTACATCACCCTCGCAGTTCCGGGTCCTAAAGTGAATCCGTTCTGCGGCGAAGAGGACTGCGTCTTAACCGGCGGCAACTCGGTCCAGACCCTTCTTGCAAATATCGGCCTCGTTCCGTCCTACCATTACGTCAACGGCGAAAACCAGATCGCCCTGATGCCGAAACGGAAAAAGATCAACCCGATCGTTTACCTGATCTGCTCCGTGATTGCAGGACTCATCGCAGGTCTTGCCTGCCGGTCTCTTCCGTCCGATGTTTCGCATGCCATCGCTGAAGGTCTGGTCACTCCTTTGTTTGACACCTTCATCGGCATTCTGATTGCAATCGCTCTTCCGATGATGTTTCTCTCCCTCCTCTGGGGCATCTACAGTATCGGCGACACGGCGACTCTGGGAAACATCGGCAACAAAGTCATCGGCCGCTACTTCGGAAGAATTTATTTTACACTCGTCGTCTGTACGTTCATCTGCCTGTTCTTCTTCCCGTTCAGTGCCTCGGGAGGAACGCAAGGGATCGGCGAGTTTCAGGCAATTTTTGCGATGCTGCTCTCCATCGTCCCATCCAACATCATTGCACCGTTCGCGGAAGGAAACACGCTGCAAATCATCTTCCTTGCGGTGGTATTCGGTCTTGCGATGCTTATCTTAAATAAAAAAATTCCAACGCTGGTTCAGATGGTCGGGCAGGCAAGCACGCTGATTCAGCTGGTGATGGAGTGGATCACTTCGCTTCTGCCGGTGATTATTTTTGTGAGTATTCTGCATCTGATGCTGACCGATATTGAGAATCTCGGCGATCTCTGGAAACTGTTTGCCGTGATTCTTCTCTGCGTTGCGGTGAATCTTGTTCTGATGGGCGGCGGCGTTGTTCTCGGCAGAAAAATTTCTCCGGTGCTTCTTGCAAAGAAACTGTTTCCTTCGTTCCTGATTGCTTTAACAACGGCTTCTTCTGCGGCAACGTTTTCAACAAATATGGAGACCTGTGAGAAGAGGCTCGGCATCTCAACGAGACTGGTGAACTTTGGTGTGCCGCTTGGAACTGCGTTTTCAAGGCCCGGGCATGCGGCAATCTTTTTCTGCGTGTGCATGTTTATGGCAAGTTATTACGCTGTTCCGATAACGTTGTCATGGGTTTTTATGGCGATTCTGACCTGCGGTCTTCTGGCTCTTGCGGTTCCGCCGGTGCCGGGAGGAGGTATTGCGTGTTACTCGATTCTTTTCCTGCAGTTAGGGATTCCTGTTGAGGCACTGGGTATTGCAGTGGTACTGGAGATTCTGCTGGATTTTTTGAGTACGGCGCTGAATATGGTGGCGGTTCCAATCGATATGGTGCAGGTGGCAGCAAAGCTGGATATGCTGGATGAGGAGAAGCTTAAGGCTGCGTGA
- a CDS encoding class I SAM-dependent DNA methyltransferase, producing MITGVLRNKIDGLWEVFWTGGLTNPLDVIEQITYLMFVHDLDDMDNERSKESVMLGLPYSSIFDRKVRISEELCDAKILKWSVFRDFPAARMYEVMQSGVFPFIKSLDSNRDSAYSQYMGDAIFKVPTPAKLTQIVDALDGIYGLMKQGEMDDTKGDVYEYLLSKISTSGTNGQFRTPRHVIRMMVELMAPKPGEVICDPACGTAGFLVSAGEYLRERYLEEIFYDKDQLNHYHSGMFFGYDMDRTMLRIGAMNMMTHGVRSPHIEYRDSLSDQNTDAGKFSLILTNPPFKGSLDFDIVSSDLLRVAKTKKTELLFLVLFLRMLKVGGRCAAIVPDGVLFGSSSAHKAVRKELVENNRLEAIISMPSGVFKPYAGVSTAIVIFTKTGHGGTDKVWMYDMEADGFSLDDKRSPVRENDISDIVSRFHDLPGEEGRARTEKSFFVPKEEIVGNGYDLSVNKYREVVYEAEEFPPTSEILAEIRRIEGEIMKGIDELERMI from the coding sequence ATGATCACCGGGGTTTTGCGGAATAAGATTGATGGGTTGTGGGAAGTTTTCTGGACAGGAGGTCTGACAAATCCTCTGGATGTGATTGAGCAGATTACGTATCTGATGTTTGTTCACGATCTGGATGATATGGATAATGAGAGATCGAAGGAGAGTGTGATGCTGGGGTTGCCGTACTCGAGTATTTTTGATCGAAAGGTGAGAATTTCAGAGGAGCTTTGTGATGCGAAGATTTTGAAGTGGTCGGTGTTTCGGGATTTTCCGGCAGCAAGAATGTATGAGGTGATGCAGTCCGGCGTTTTTCCGTTTATCAAATCTCTTGATTCGAATCGTGATAGTGCGTACTCGCAGTATATGGGAGATGCGATTTTTAAGGTGCCGACTCCGGCGAAGTTAACGCAGATTGTGGATGCTCTGGATGGGATTTATGGTTTGATGAAGCAGGGGGAGATGGATGATACGAAGGGGGATGTGTATGAGTATCTGCTTTCAAAGATTTCAACGTCGGGGACGAACGGACAGTTTCGTACGCCGAGGCATGTTATCCGGATGATGGTGGAGCTGATGGCACCAAAGCCGGGGGAGGTTATCTGCGATCCGGCATGCGGGACAGCGGGATTTTTGGTTTCTGCTGGAGAGTATTTGCGTGAACGGTATCTTGAGGAGATCTTTTATGATAAGGATCAACTGAACCATTATCATTCTGGGATGTTTTTTGGGTATGATATGGATCGGACGATGCTGCGGATCGGGGCGATGAATATGATGACGCATGGTGTTCGAAGTCCGCATATTGAGTACCGAGATAGTTTGTCGGATCAGAATACGGATGCGGGAAAGTTTTCTTTGATTCTGACGAATCCTCCATTTAAGGGTAGTCTGGATTTTGATATTGTGTCGAGTGATCTTTTGCGGGTTGCGAAGACGAAGAAGACGGAGCTGTTGTTTCTGGTTTTGTTTTTGCGGATGCTGAAGGTTGGCGGACGGTGTGCGGCGATTGTGCCGGATGGTGTTTTGTTCGGGTCGTCTTCGGCACATAAGGCGGTGCGGAAGGAGTTAGTGGAGAACAACCGGCTGGAGGCGATAATTTCGATGCCGTCAGGAGTGTTCAAGCCATATGCAGGGGTTTCAACTGCGATTGTGATCTTTACGAAGACCGGACACGGGGGGACGGATAAGGTGTGGATGTATGATATGGAGGCTGATGGTTTTTCTCTGGATGATAAGAGATCTCCGGTAAGAGAGAATGATATTTCTGATATTGTGTCAAGGTTCCATGATTTGCCTGGAGAAGAGGGACGTGCGAGAACGGAGAAGAGTTTTTTTGTGCCAAAGGAGGAGATTGTTGGCAACGGCTATGATCTGTCGGTGAATAAGTACCGGGAGGTTGTGTATGAGGCTGAGGAGTTTCCGCCAACGAGTGAGATTTTGGCAGAGATTCGGAGGATTGAGGGGGAGATTATGAAGGGGATTGATGAGCTGGAGAGGATGATCTGA
- a CDS encoding RNA-binding domain-containing protein has product MVLLESDVLELKRELTESFERGVVAFLNSKTGGKILIGVEDSGVVVGVSDPDDVLLRVKDRLKNNISPACLEFCDISLFEEEGCVVVEVSVASGWEKPYYVKRYGMSPRGCFVRRGSSAESLPEVSIELMFSRRVRNSLAMVPSPRQDLTFRQLKIYYEEKGHVLNAQFLRSLGLMTPEGEYNYAAFLLADENDVSIKMGKYADASRVVLTGNEEYGYCCLVKAFDRLSDRLLVENTTFAMITPKRRVERKLLEPAALREAVLNALLHNDYVNSSPPKVEFFSDHVEITSMGGLPFGVTEEDFFSGLSSPRNKELMRVFRDLNIVEHLGSGVPRILEAYGKEVFVISENFVRVVLPFAREAEAGSVDDARINVGTNVGINVGINVGINERQVLEEILKNPLATAKNISQNAGITDRQVERILSQLKEKGVIRRVGSKKTGHWEVVLEGDLHE; this is encoded by the coding sequence ATGGTTTTGCTCGAGTCGGATGTGTTGGAGTTAAAGAGGGAGCTTACGGAGTCATTTGAGCGTGGGGTAGTGGCGTTTCTGAATTCCAAAACTGGAGGAAAGATTTTGATTGGAGTGGAGGATTCAGGTGTTGTGGTTGGTGTTTCGGATCCTGATGATGTTTTGTTGAGGGTTAAGGATCGGTTGAAAAATAATATTTCTCCTGCGTGTCTGGAGTTTTGCGATATTTCTCTGTTTGAGGAGGAGGGATGTGTTGTGGTGGAGGTTTCTGTTGCGAGTGGTTGGGAGAAGCCGTATTATGTGAAGAGGTATGGGATGTCTCCACGCGGATGTTTTGTGAGGCGGGGGAGTTCTGCTGAATCGTTGCCGGAGGTTTCGATTGAGCTGATGTTTTCGCGGAGGGTGCGAAATAGTCTGGCGATGGTTCCTTCTCCACGTCAGGATTTGACGTTTCGGCAGTTGAAGATTTATTATGAGGAGAAGGGTCATGTGCTGAATGCACAGTTTTTGCGAAGTCTGGGATTGATGACGCCGGAGGGTGAGTACAATTATGCGGCGTTTTTGCTTGCGGATGAGAATGATGTTTCGATTAAGATGGGGAAGTATGCGGATGCATCCAGGGTTGTTTTGACAGGGAATGAGGAGTATGGGTATTGTTGTCTGGTGAAGGCGTTTGATCGTCTGAGTGATCGGCTGCTTGTGGAGAATACGACGTTTGCAATGATTACTCCGAAGAGGCGGGTTGAGCGGAAGCTGCTTGAACCGGCAGCTCTTCGTGAGGCGGTGTTGAATGCGCTTTTGCATAATGATTATGTGAATTCGTCGCCACCGAAGGTTGAGTTTTTTTCGGATCATGTGGAGATTACGTCGATGGGGGGTCTGCCGTTCGGGGTTACTGAGGAGGATTTCTTTTCGGGTTTGTCTTCTCCACGGAATAAGGAGTTGATGCGGGTGTTTCGTGATCTGAATATTGTGGAACATCTGGGTTCAGGGGTGCCAAGAATTTTAGAGGCGTATGGAAAGGAGGTGTTTGTAATTTCAGAGAATTTTGTGCGTGTGGTACTGCCGTTTGCGAGGGAGGCGGAGGCGGGTTCTGTGGATGATGCCAGAATAAATGTCGGAACAAATGTCGGAATAAATGTCGGAATAAATGTCGGAATAAATGAGAGGCAGGTGCTTGAGGAAATTTTGAAGAATCCGTTGGCTACAGCAAAAAATATTTCGCAAAATGCAGGGATTACGGACAGACAGGTCGAACGTATTCTTTCACAGCTGAAGGAGAAGGGAGTTATCAGGAGAGTGGGGTCGAAGAAGACCGGGCATTGGGAGGTCGTTTTGGAAGGTGATTTGCATGAGTAG
- a CDS encoding restriction endonuclease subunit S, with amino-acid sequence MKGVEKVERMNLTGGKKEKWPMVRLGDVCQIVSGSTPKTHVSEYWNGTVKWVTPAEIKIDSNYIHDTDRHLTEAGKLSASLQLIPKGTVLLTSRAPIGKVAIAGDDMYCNQGFKNLICSPKIYNRYLFYFLKKNTHYLNSLGNGATFKEISKKVVENILIPLPPLPEQQRIAAALDHVNSLIALRKAQITQLDMLVKARFGEMFGDPVRNFMQWDTLTLNELCDGIGDGLHGTPTYNENGNYPFINGNNLMDGKIVITESTKFVEKNEYNRLYIPIYQNAILISINGTLGRVAYYNNEEVVLGKSVCYCNLKNTVIKVFIYEIMMSDAFKEFLESASTKSTIKNVGLKAMREYRVILPPINLQEQFAGFVSQIDKSKFEIHNGLTQLKILKKSLMQEYFG; translated from the coding sequence ATGAAAGGAGTTGAGAAAGTGGAGAGGATGAATCTGACGGGAGGGAAAAAGGAAAAATGGCCAATGGTGCGACTGGGGGATGTGTGCCAGATTGTTTCTGGTTCAACACCCAAAACCCATGTTTCTGAATATTGGAACGGTACAGTAAAATGGGTAACTCCTGCTGAGATTAAGATAGATAGCAATTACATTCATGACACAGATCGACACTTAACAGAGGCTGGAAAGTTAAGTGCCAGTTTACAACTCATCCCGAAAGGAACAGTTTTACTGACCTCACGAGCCCCAATTGGGAAAGTTGCTATTGCAGGAGATGACATGTATTGCAATCAGGGTTTTAAAAATCTGATATGTTCTCCAAAAATTTACAATCGTTATCTCTTCTATTTTTTAAAGAAGAATACACATTATTTGAATTCTCTTGGGAATGGAGCGACTTTCAAAGAAATTTCTAAAAAAGTTGTTGAGAATATACTTATCCCCCTCCCTCCGCTTCCTGAGCAGCAGCGTATCGCGGCGGCCTTAGATCATGTAAATTCGCTGATAGCTCTGCGGAAGGCGCAGATCACACAGCTGGATATGCTGGTGAAGGCGAGGTTTGGGGAGATGTTTGGAGATCCGGTGAGAAATTTCATGCAATGGGATACTCTGACCCTAAATGAATTATGTGATGGTATCGGAGATGGTTTGCATGGAACACCAACGTACAATGAAAATGGAAACTATCCATTTATTAACGGAAATAACCTAATGGATGGTAAAATTGTGATAACTGAATCTACGAAATTTGTAGAAAAAAATGAGTACAATAGATTATATATTCCAATATATCAAAATGCGATATTGATTTCAATTAATGGCACACTTGGTAGAGTAGCCTATTATAATAATGAAGAAGTTGTTCTCGGCAAAAGTGTGTGTTACTGTAATTTGAAAAATACTGTCATCAAAGTGTTTATTTATGAAATTATGATGAGTGATGCGTTTAAGGAATTTCTTGAATCAGCATCTACAAAAAGTACAATTAAGAACGTCGGATTGAAAGCGATGCGAGAATATAGAGTTATATTGCCTCCAATAAACCTTCAGGAACAGTTTGCCGGATTTGTCTCACAAATAGACAAATCAAAATTTGAAATCCATAACGGGCTTACTCAGTTGAAAATTTTGAAAAAATCTCTCATGCAGGAATATTTTGGGTGA
- a CDS encoding HNH endonuclease — protein sequence MFPNDVVSRAWTRTNGRCEKCGKLLTRGNRGRSGRGCWEAHHSNPARKGGTDSLRNCRILCWECHSKTF from the coding sequence ATGTTTCCAAATGATGTTGTGAGTCGTGCGTGGACACGAACAAACGGTCGGTGTGAGAAATGCGGAAAGCTTCTCACACGAGGTAACCGCGGACGTTCTGGACGTGGATGCTGGGAAGCCCATCACAGCAATCCTGCTCGCAAGGGTGGTACAGACAGCCTGCGAAATTGCCGGATTCTATGTTGGGAATGTCATTCCAAGACATTCTAA
- a CDS encoding AAA family ATPase, which produces MKILFLFAGPNGSGKSTAITQTLDAYPECVYINADYCARSDPHILEMPDGVERSIKAWEETERQFSEMLSSDVCFAWETVFSHHSRLAFMEHVKTAGYRIRLTYVMTKNPDINVARVRRRVLDGGHDVPEEKIRKRYERSVGFLPAMILVADEALVYDNSYDDCEPLLVFQKGLDDIGSPDCSMMNRELMDEEVYRWVLDRVIGPLEMKGIYCQRE; this is translated from the coding sequence ATGAAAATTCTTTTTCTTTTTGCCGGTCCGAACGGGTCGGGAAAATCAACTGCGATTACCCAGACGCTTGATGCGTATCCAGAATGTGTGTATATTAACGCAGATTACTGTGCCAGATCCGATCCTCATATTTTGGAGATGCCTGATGGTGTGGAGCGTTCCATCAAGGCCTGGGAGGAGACAGAAAGGCAATTTTCTGAGATGCTTTCATCTGATGTCTGTTTTGCCTGGGAAACAGTGTTTTCCCATCATAGCAGATTGGCATTTATGGAGCATGTGAAGACTGCCGGATACCGTATTCGATTGACATATGTGATGACGAAAAATCCAGACATTAATGTTGCGAGAGTGAGAAGACGGGTTCTGGATGGTGGTCATGATGTACCGGAGGAAAAGATCAGAAAGAGATACGAGCGTTCGGTTGGTTTTCTGCCAGCAATGATTCTTGTTGCTGATGAGGCGCTGGTATATGACAATTCATATGACGACTGTGAACCGCTTCTGGTATTTCAGAAGGGGTTGGACGATATTGGAAGCCCGGATTGTTCGATGATGAATCGGGAGTTGATGGATGAAGAGGTGTATCGTTGGGTTCTTGATCGGGTGATTGGGCCGCTTGAGATGAAAGGAATTTATTGTCAAAGGGAATAG